The following proteins are encoded in a genomic region of Syngnathus acus chromosome 22, fSynAcu1.2, whole genome shotgun sequence:
- the odc1 gene encoding ornithine decarboxylase, with amino-acid sequence MNTAEVDFSFLEEGFSAKDIVEQKINESSTTDDRDAFYVCDLGDVLKKHLRWARALPRVSPFYAVKCNDSSVVLTTLASLGTGFDCASKTEIQLVQSLGVDPSRIIYANPCKQLSQIKYASAHGVQMMTFDSEMELMKVARCHNSAKLVLRIATDDSKAVCRLSIKFGAQLKACRGLLERAKELALDVIGVSFHVGSGCTDAEAYKQAITDARCVFDIGHDLGFCMNLLDIGGGFPGSEDTELKFEEITAVINPALDKCFPADSGVRIIAEPGRFYVASAYTLVVNIIAKKVLMDDESGSDEEDEGTSDRSLMYYVNDGVYGSFNCILYDHAHCLPTLHKKSKPDEAMYPCSIWGPTCDGLDRIVEQCNLPDMHVGDWLLFENMGAYTVAASSTFNGFQKPDIHYVISRPAWQHVQQICSQGLPLPAGTCTLDVPACCGRESNLEIPVKPAQARVL; translated from the exons ATGAATACGGCCGAGGTTGATTTCTCTTTCCTTGAGGAGGGTTTTTCTGCCAAGGATATTGTCGAGCAGAAGATCAATGAGTCATCTACGACG GATGACAGGGATGCCTTCTATGTGTGTGACCTGGGGGATGTTTTGAAGAAACACTTGCGTTGGGCAAGGGCGCTTCCTCGTGTCTCTCCTTTCTATGCGGTCAAGTGCAATGACAGCAGTGTTGTTTTGACAACATTGGCTTCACTGGGAACTGGTTTTGACTGTGCCAGCAAG ACCGAGATCCAGCTGGTTCAGTCTCTGGGAGTAGATCCGAGCAGAATAATCTACGCCAACCCTTGCAAGCAGTTGTCTCAGATCAAGTATGCTTCTGCCCACGGGGTCCAGATGATGACTTTTGACAGTGAAATGGAGCTGATGAAAGTTGCTCGCTGTCATAACAGTGCCAA GTTGGTGCTGCGTATTGCCACCGATGACTCCAAGGCAGTTTGCCGCCTCAGCATCAAGTTCGGGGCCCAACTGAAAGCATGTCGAGGGCTTCTGGAGAGGGCCAAGGAACTGGCTTTGGATGTGATCGGCGTCAGCTTCCACGTCGGCAGTGGCTGCACTGATGCTGAGGCCTACAAGCAAGCGATTACAGATGCCCGCTGTGTCTTTGATATCGGG CATGATCTGGGCTTCTGCATGAACCTTTTGGATATCGGAGGGGGTTTTCCTGGTTCCGAAGACACGGAGCTCAAATTTGAAGAg ATCACTGCGGTAATCAACCCAGCCCTGGACAAATGTTTCCCTGCTGACAGCGGTGTGAGGATCATTGCAGAACCGGGTCGCTTTTATGTGGCCTCCGCTTACACCCTGGTTGTTAACATTATCGCCAAAAAGGTCCTAATGGATGACGAGTCGGGTTCTGACG AGGAAGATGAAGGTACGAGTGACAGAAGCCTCATGTACTATGTCAACGATGGAGTGTATGGATCCTTCAACTGTATTCTGTATGACCACGCTCATTGTCTGCCAACCTTGCACAAG AAGTCCAAGCCAGATGAGGCCATGTATCCCTGCAGTATTTGGGGCCCAACATGCGATGGCCTTGATCGTATCGTGGAGCAGTGTAACCTGCCCGACATGCACGTTGGCGACTGGCTGCTCTTCGAGAACATGGGGGCCTACACTGTGGCTGCGTCCTCCACGTTCAATGGCTTCCAGAAGCCTGACATTCACTATGTCATTTCGCGGCCAGCTTG GCAACATGTGCAGCAAATCTGCTCCCAGGGCCTGCCGCTTCCTGCGGGCACCTGCACACTTGACGTTCCAGCCTGCTGTGGAAGAGAGAGCAACTTGGAGATTCCCGTGAAGCCCGCTCAGGCCCGTGTGCTTTAA